Proteins from one Candidatus Polarisedimenticolia bacterium genomic window:
- a CDS encoding NAD-dependent epimerase/dehydratase family protein translates to MPPVFVTGGTGYLGSALVSRLAREGEEVVVLCRDPARFLPPAVSVRAVQGDVVDRESLRRGLRGCDRIFHAAAHVKMWDSDPRRFEAINVGGLQNILSAAEELSVTRIVYTSSFIALGPTDGATGDESWIPSPRTFHNEYERTKALSDRAAREAAAHGAPIVILYPGVIYGPGPATGGNLVGKTVSDYLERRLPGILGPGDRRFCYAYGADVVQGHLQALRSAPPGGRFILGGENLTMLQLMAELERLTKIPPPRRRIPYSLAGLVGRMQRWRANLTGKEPEITDEVVSIYRHEWAYSSLKAQRELGYTITPFSRGLEETVRSLREGRT, encoded by the coding sequence GTGCCTCCTGTCTTCGTCACCGGCGGCACCGGGTACCTGGGCTCCGCCCTCGTCTCGCGCCTGGCGCGCGAGGGCGAGGAGGTGGTGGTCCTCTGCCGCGATCCGGCCCGCTTCCTGCCTCCCGCCGTCTCGGTCCGCGCCGTGCAGGGGGATGTCGTCGATCGGGAATCGCTGCGCCGCGGTCTGCGCGGATGCGATCGGATCTTCCACGCCGCCGCGCATGTGAAGATGTGGGATTCCGACCCGCGGCGATTCGAGGCGATCAACGTCGGAGGATTGCAAAATATTCTCAGCGCCGCCGAGGAGCTGTCCGTCACCCGGATCGTCTACACCAGCTCCTTCATCGCCCTGGGGCCGACCGACGGCGCGACGGGCGACGAGTCCTGGATTCCCTCCCCGAGGACGTTCCACAACGAATACGAGCGCACCAAGGCCCTATCCGACAGGGCGGCTCGTGAAGCCGCCGCGCACGGGGCGCCGATCGTCATTCTCTATCCGGGAGTGATCTACGGGCCGGGGCCGGCCACTGGCGGGAACCTGGTGGGAAAGACGGTCAGCGATTATCTGGAGCGCCGGCTGCCGGGGATCCTCGGCCCGGGCGACCGGCGCTTCTGCTACGCCTATGGAGCGGATGTCGTCCAGGGGCATCTGCAGGCGCTCAGATCAGCGCCCCCCGGCGGGCGCTTCATCCTGGGCGGTGAGAACCTGACGATGCTGCAGCTGATGGCGGAGCTGGAGCGTCTGACCAAGATCCCTCCGCCCCGCCGGCGTATCCCGTACTCCCTCGCGGGGCTGGTCGGTCGGATGCAGCGCTGGCGGGCGAACCTGACCGGCAAGGAGCCCGAGATCACCGACGAAGTGGTGAGCATCTATCGCCACGAGTGGGCTTATTCCAGCTTGAAAGCCCAGCGCGAGCTGGGGTACACCATCACGCCTTTTTCCCGGGGACTGGAGGAGACGGTGCGCTCGCTGCGCGAAGGCAGGACATGA
- a CDS encoding molybdopterin-dependent oxidoreductase — translation MKSHLPRLTHPLVREGGSLRRATWDEALDRAATGFQATVTQHGGGSFGLFSCSKSTNELNYLAQKFARAVLQSNNIDSCNRTUHAPSVVGLATVFGAGGGTSSYREAEEADLILLWGSNARETHPIFFHHVLKGIHRGARLYVIDPRRTTSAAWAHGHLALEVGSDIALANAMAREILAAGLENKEFIAHATTGFAEFRAAVEPYTLQEGERITGVPASLIRQLAHEYARAGKAQLCWTLGITEHHNAVDNVVALINLALLTGHIGRYGSGVNPLRGQNNVQGGGDMGALPNKLPGFQDVEDDAARGKFEKAWGVPIPPRRGWHLTDMFNAMERGDLHSLYVIGENPAQSEADATRTRHLLERLDHLVVQDLVLTRTAEMAHVVLPAAATWCEGEGTVTNSERRVQRVRKAMEPPGEARDELEILADLANRLGHPWPRPSARQVWDELRSLSPMHAGMSYERLEALGGIQWPCPDESHPGTPFLHGRLWENPVRGPLAPFSAVAFEPPVDEITEEFPIRLTTGRRLDSFNTGVQTRAFASPLRTAETLDLSPLDGARYGVTEGEVVRASSRRGSVLVPVRFDPGLRPGLAFMTLHFPDQVETNMLTIEASDPKSGTSEFKASAIRIDRLPSAAAGGEGSRWT, via the coding sequence ATGAAAAGTCATCTTCCCAGGCTCACGCACCCGCTCGTACGCGAGGGAGGCTCGCTGCGCCGTGCCACGTGGGACGAGGCTCTGGACCGGGCGGCCACCGGTTTCCAGGCCACGGTCACGCAGCACGGCGGCGGCAGCTTCGGGCTGTTCAGCTGCTCGAAATCGACCAACGAGCTGAACTACCTGGCCCAGAAGTTCGCACGGGCGGTGCTGCAGAGCAACAACATCGACAGCTGCAACCGTACGTGACACGCCCCCAGCGTCGTCGGTCTGGCGACGGTCTTCGGGGCGGGCGGCGGCACCAGCTCGTATCGTGAGGCGGAGGAAGCGGATCTGATCCTCCTGTGGGGATCGAACGCCCGCGAGACGCATCCCATCTTCTTCCATCACGTCCTGAAGGGAATCCACCGTGGCGCGCGCCTCTACGTCATCGACCCGCGGCGCACCACCTCGGCGGCCTGGGCGCACGGCCATCTGGCGCTGGAGGTCGGCTCCGACATCGCCCTGGCCAACGCCATGGCCCGCGAGATCCTGGCCGCGGGGCTGGAGAACAAGGAATTCATCGCCCATGCCACCACCGGCTTCGCGGAATTCCGCGCCGCCGTCGAGCCCTATACGCTGCAGGAAGGCGAGCGGATTACAGGGGTCCCCGCCTCGCTGATCCGCCAGCTGGCGCACGAATACGCCCGCGCCGGCAAGGCACAGCTGTGCTGGACGCTCGGCATCACCGAGCATCACAACGCCGTGGACAATGTCGTGGCGCTCATCAACCTGGCCCTCCTGACGGGACATATCGGACGCTACGGCTCCGGGGTGAACCCCCTGCGCGGCCAGAACAACGTGCAGGGCGGCGGCGACATGGGGGCGCTGCCGAACAAGCTTCCCGGGTTCCAGGATGTCGAGGACGACGCGGCGCGCGGCAAGTTCGAAAAGGCCTGGGGTGTGCCCATCCCGCCAAGGCGTGGCTGGCACCTGACCGACATGTTCAATGCCATGGAGCGGGGGGACCTGCACAGCCTGTACGTCATCGGCGAGAACCCCGCCCAATCGGAGGCCGACGCGACCAGGACGCGCCATCTCCTGGAGCGGCTGGATCACCTGGTGGTGCAGGATCTCGTGCTGACGCGCACCGCCGAGATGGCGCACGTGGTGCTGCCGGCGGCGGCCACCTGGTGCGAAGGGGAAGGGACGGTGACCAACAGCGAGCGGCGCGTACAGCGGGTCCGCAAGGCGATGGAGCCTCCGGGCGAGGCGCGTGACGAGCTGGAGATCCTCGCCGATCTGGCGAACCGCCTCGGCCATCCCTGGCCGCGCCCGTCGGCGCGCCAGGTGTGGGATGAGCTGCGGTCGCTGTCGCCGATGCACGCCGGCATGTCCTACGAGAGGCTGGAGGCGCTGGGCGGCATCCAGTGGCCCTGTCCAGACGAAAGCCACCCGGGAACCCCGTTCCTTCATGGCCGGCTCTGGGAGAATCCGGTGCGCGGTCCTTTGGCCCCCTTCAGCGCTGTGGCCTTCGAGCCGCCGGTGGACGAGATCACGGAGGAGTTTCCCATACGCCTGACCACGGGGAGGCGGCTCGATTCCTTCAACACCGGAGTCCAGACCCGCGCCTTCGCGTCGCCCCTGCGGACCGCGGAGACGCTGGATCTTTCTCCTCTCGACGGGGCGCGCTACGGCGTGACCGAAGGCGAAGTGGTGCGCGCCTCCTCGCGCCGCGGCTCGGTGCTCGTTCCGGTGCGCTTCGATCCCGGCCTGCGTCCGGGCCTGGCCTTCATGACGCTGCACTTCCCCGATCAGGTCGAGACCAACATGCTGACGATCGAAGCGAGCGATCCCAAGTCGGGGACCTCCGAGTTCAAGGCGAGCGCCATCCGCATCGATCGGCTCCCATCTGCGGCTGCCGGAGGGGAAGGGAGCCGATGGACCTGA
- a CDS encoding nitrilase-related carbon-nitrogen hydrolase → MRIALAQIAPQLGNVEANLRLHGKNVRQAVRDGADLLVFPELSLTGYLLQDLVPEVAVRIDDSPIVDQLLRWSRGLDLVVGLVEESEDHRFYNAALYLSRGKIVHRHRKVYLPTYGMFDEGREFAAGESFSAFATRFGRFGILICEDAWHPSASYLLARDGADVLLIVSSGPSRGVDSGRELASLSSWQDLSRVTAQFQTVYVAYVNRVGVEEGMHFSGGSLLVDPSGKITSRAAALKETIVHGTLSREALRRARTRYPLLRDEKPDLVLKALARLGGWSLQETPAAAPPREPIPTRPLARGRLG, encoded by the coding sequence TTGCGCATCGCACTGGCCCAGATTGCTCCCCAGCTCGGCAACGTCGAGGCCAATTTACGCCTGCACGGAAAGAATGTCCGGCAGGCGGTCCGCGACGGAGCCGATCTCCTGGTTTTTCCCGAGCTGTCGCTTACCGGCTACCTCCTCCAGGATCTGGTTCCGGAGGTGGCTGTTCGGATTGACGATTCGCCCATCGTCGATCAACTTCTGCGCTGGTCCCGCGGGCTGGACCTGGTGGTGGGACTCGTCGAGGAATCTGAAGACCACCGCTTCTACAATGCAGCCCTGTATCTGTCGCGCGGCAAGATCGTCCATCGCCATCGCAAGGTCTATCTGCCCACCTACGGGATGTTCGATGAAGGGCGCGAGTTCGCCGCCGGCGAGAGCTTCAGCGCCTTCGCCACGCGCTTCGGGCGCTTCGGCATCCTGATTTGCGAGGACGCCTGGCACCCTTCCGCCTCCTACCTTCTCGCCCGTGACGGGGCCGATGTCCTTCTGATTGTCTCGAGCGGCCCCAGCCGGGGCGTCGACTCCGGGCGCGAGCTGGCCAGCCTCTCCTCCTGGCAGGACCTGAGCCGGGTCACCGCCCAGTTCCAGACGGTCTATGTCGCCTATGTCAATCGCGTCGGCGTGGAAGAAGGCATGCACTTCAGCGGCGGCTCGCTCCTCGTGGATCCTTCGGGGAAAATCACCTCGCGGGCCGCGGCGCTTAAGGAGACGATCGTCCATGGCACCCTCTCCCGAGAGGCGCTTCGGCGCGCCCGCACCCGCTACCCCTTGCTGCGCGACGAGAAGCCCGACCTGGTGCTCAAGGCGCTGGCGCGCCTGGGTGGATGGAGCCTGCAGGAAACCCCCGCCGCGGCGCCGCCGCGAGAGCCCATCCCGACGCGTCCGCTGGCGCGGGGCCGCCTCGGATGA
- a CDS encoding sugar nucleotide-binding protein: protein MMILITGAGGRVGTSLEAALQAKYPDRVVAATREEIDLTDPSRVILELERLDPRPTVVINCAARTRLPGPGDSPEALVEVNALGVETLSRATRELGCRLIHLSSVDVFSGSRREAYREEDPPDAVTAYGKSRALGETAAARGNPDHLILRMSALFGDGAENDPLEIIHRSVLRGEPIPWEDRRITPLWMEDFLGALGSILRSEWTGVLHLGNAESALISEVASETARLLGAPPVPDLIGGSPGPASFHESSGPNAALECARFTSLSGRRTRSWRQALAASLEKRED, encoded by the coding sequence ATGATGATCCTGATCACCGGGGCGGGGGGACGTGTGGGCACGTCGCTGGAGGCTGCCCTGCAGGCGAAGTATCCCGATCGGGTTGTGGCGGCCACCCGGGAAGAGATCGATTTGACCGATCCTTCCCGGGTGATCCTGGAGCTGGAGCGGCTGGATCCCCGCCCTACGGTGGTGATCAACTGCGCCGCGCGCACCCGACTCCCGGGCCCGGGCGATTCCCCGGAAGCCCTGGTGGAGGTCAACGCCCTCGGGGTCGAGACGCTGTCGCGCGCCACACGGGAGCTGGGGTGCCGGCTCATCCACCTGTCGAGCGTCGACGTCTTCTCGGGCAGCCGCAGGGAGGCTTATCGGGAGGAGGATCCACCCGATGCCGTGACCGCCTACGGGAAGAGCCGCGCGCTGGGAGAGACGGCGGCGGCGCGCGGCAACCCCGACCACCTGATCCTCCGGATGTCGGCGCTGTTCGGCGACGGCGCGGAGAATGACCCCCTGGAGATTATCCACCGCTCTGTCCTGCGGGGAGAGCCGATTCCCTGGGAGGATCGGCGAATCACGCCTCTATGGATGGAGGACTTCCTGGGTGCGCTGGGGAGCATCTTGCGCAGCGAGTGGACCGGCGTGCTTCACCTGGGAAACGCCGAGTCGGCCCTGATCTCGGAAGTGGCTTCCGAAACGGCCCGCCTCCTCGGCGCTCCGCCTGTTCCCGATCTGATCGGCGGGTCGCCGGGTCCCGCCTCTTTTCATGAGAGCTCGGGACCGAATGCCGCGCTCGAATGTGCCCGGTTCACGTCCCTCAGCGGACGCCGGACGAGGAGCTGGCGCCAGGCGCTGGCGGCTTCGCTCGAAAAGCGCGAGGATTGA
- a CDS encoding RluA family pseudouridine synthase has product MKRGPRPLVLIAAESDRGARLDRFLRTRSGVLSRMRARDLLAEGAVTLNGKRVKIASRPLSPGDRVEVHVPASATASVPAGLPPYRVVYEDSAVLVVDKAPGVFVQPTPQGDRGTLVDLLRRYLRQRHPAARSPYLGLLHRIDRDTSGLLLFSRRGEANRVLAEQFRSHSLAREYLALVQGRFMEDSGTIADSLTRSAPSARRGTSRRGAGKRAVTHYRVLERFAEATLLSVRLETGRTHQIRIHFAGRGHPIVGDRVYGRRDARHGSGLLNRFPRQALHAGLLGFTHPINGEWMRFEVPLPEDFTGLLQALRAAPP; this is encoded by the coding sequence ATGAAGCGCGGTCCGAGGCCGCTGGTCCTGATCGCGGCGGAAAGCGATCGGGGCGCGCGGCTGGATCGCTTCCTGCGCACCCGCAGCGGCGTGCTATCGCGCATGAGGGCGCGCGACCTCCTGGCGGAAGGGGCGGTCACCCTCAACGGAAAACGGGTCAAGATCGCCTCCCGTCCCTTGAGCCCCGGCGACCGGGTGGAGGTGCACGTGCCCGCCTCGGCCACCGCTTCCGTCCCCGCCGGGTTGCCACCCTATCGGGTCGTATATGAGGACTCCGCCGTTCTGGTCGTCGACAAGGCACCGGGAGTTTTCGTCCAGCCGACTCCGCAGGGGGATCGAGGAACGCTCGTCGATCTGCTGCGTCGCTATTTACGCCAGCGCCATCCCGCCGCCCGCTCTCCTTATCTGGGGCTGCTGCATCGCATCGATCGCGATACCTCGGGGCTTCTCCTGTTCTCGCGCCGCGGCGAGGCCAACCGGGTGCTTGCGGAGCAGTTCCGGTCCCATTCGCTGGCGCGCGAGTATCTCGCCCTGGTCCAGGGCCGCTTTATGGAAGACTCCGGGACCATTGCCGATTCACTCACGCGTTCCGCCCCCTCCGCCCGCCGTGGCACTTCGCGCCGGGGCGCCGGCAAGCGCGCGGTGACGCACTACCGCGTGCTGGAGCGCTTTGCGGAAGCGACGCTCCTCTCGGTGAGGCTCGAAACCGGCCGGACCCATCAAATCCGCATCCATTTCGCGGGGAGGGGACATCCCATCGTCGGGGATCGGGTCTACGGAAGGCGGGATGCCCGCCACGGCAGCGGCCTCCTGAATCGGTTCCCCCGCCAGGCCCTGCATGCCGGCCTGCTCGGATTCACCCACCCGATCAACGGCGAGTGGATGCGCTTCGAGGTCCCGCTGCCGGAGGATTTCACCGGGTTGCTGCAGGCCCTGCGCGCCGCCCCGCCTTGA
- the lptD gene encoding LPS assembly protein LptD produces the protein MRRRSSSASCAAVIASRRLVLCLSCGIALTVAAIFPRGLAAQETAPAAGSERKQFTVPGEGDKKLELTAGAGSVFGKDELLLKGYVDIHYGDLRLQADNVRYVPSTKDAFAEGTVILDSGPTRLTAERVEYNLGTETGAFYGARGYAEPSFYFEAAEVRKIDQERYVIVDATFTTCTQPVPYWSFKVARGTIHIDNYAYLHHVSFKAEHVPIFYSPYLVWPIKEDRATGLLFPEFGYSHTRGFVFSNAFYWAIRRNMDATFFLDYYAKAGVGEGLEYRYVPNAGGKGQFTGAYIHDQVVDRNRYSFNLNHRQDLPSDFRLVASLNALSDFDYPLDFQRDFRASTSPVILSFVYLSRNWSNYNFNVRAERRKQLFNVTEQIFPVPPLTSSTFVTVEEPLTNLIEPSVEGRGSRQRLGHSPVYFAFETSLDNFQKATTLFETNYQRFDLFPTFSSPIKMAPWLDINPSVGLRGTYYSKKLGSIVTEDANANGIADPGEDNGLDGIPGTGDEGEGNGILDRRQEVLEDNFFRKIVQGSLEVIGPKFSRVFLTPDNHFSPAFKHTFEPRIFYLYQSKVDSPEEIIRFDEKDVLSGNLNTVTYSLTTRLFAKRPGATPGSPMAAGTQIFAPSSHPPPPVSVEGHDLPAPAANPGEQKPDLSTVEIASFSLAQSYSFLGALSSRTVPIEAGGVTVQGSCLVADGGFVESAGCQTSHFSGVDATARFNPTLFTSLDAKANYDILDQEIRSGNVTAHYRNPQWGFLDFSWYFQKPADTFNVKSSQLTLQAQTALMNRRLLLGFQGHYDLVVGELQDQRYTFGYNTQCCGFTFELLDRNYVGVSQQEFRVMVNLKGIGNVLDLNSGSSPIPGMPVTF, from the coding sequence GTGAGGCGAAGATCCTCTTCCGCCTCGTGCGCTGCAGTGATCGCGTCGCGCCGGCTCGTTCTCTGCCTCTCCTGCGGCATCGCCCTGACGGTCGCGGCGATCTTCCCGCGCGGGCTCGCCGCCCAGGAAACGGCCCCGGCTGCAGGCTCGGAGAGGAAGCAATTCACGGTTCCCGGGGAAGGGGACAAGAAGCTCGAGCTGACCGCCGGCGCCGGCTCGGTCTTCGGGAAGGACGAGCTCCTCCTGAAGGGTTACGTCGACATTCACTACGGAGACCTGCGGCTGCAGGCCGACAACGTCCGCTACGTTCCTTCCACCAAGGACGCCTTTGCCGAGGGGACTGTGATCCTCGACAGCGGGCCGACCCGCCTCACAGCGGAAAGAGTGGAGTACAACCTGGGCACCGAGACGGGGGCCTTCTACGGGGCGCGGGGCTATGCCGAGCCGTCCTTCTACTTCGAGGCGGCGGAGGTCCGCAAGATCGACCAGGAGCGCTACGTCATCGTGGACGCGACCTTCACCACCTGCACCCAGCCGGTGCCCTACTGGTCCTTCAAGGTGGCGCGTGGGACCATTCACATCGACAACTATGCCTATCTGCACCATGTGTCGTTCAAGGCGGAGCATGTCCCCATCTTCTATTCGCCGTACCTCGTCTGGCCGATCAAGGAGGACCGGGCGACCGGGCTCCTGTTTCCCGAGTTCGGCTACTCGCACACTCGCGGCTTTGTATTCTCGAACGCCTTCTACTGGGCCATCCGTCGGAACATGGACGCCACCTTCTTCCTCGACTACTACGCCAAGGCGGGAGTGGGGGAGGGGCTGGAGTACCGTTACGTTCCCAACGCCGGCGGGAAGGGACAGTTCACCGGGGCCTACATCCACGATCAGGTGGTGGACCGAAACCGCTATTCCTTCAACCTGAACCATCGCCAGGATCTCCCCAGCGACTTCCGCCTGGTGGCGAGTCTGAACGCGCTGAGCGACTTCGATTATCCCCTCGATTTCCAGCGTGATTTCAGGGCCTCGACGAGCCCGGTCATCCTTTCCTTCGTCTATCTGAGCCGCAACTGGTCGAATTACAACTTCAACGTCCGCGCGGAGCGTCGCAAGCAGCTGTTCAACGTTACCGAGCAGATCTTTCCGGTCCCGCCGCTCACGTCCTCGACCTTCGTGACCGTGGAAGAGCCGTTGACCAACCTGATCGAGCCTTCCGTGGAAGGGCGCGGCAGCCGCCAAAGGCTCGGCCACTCTCCGGTCTACTTCGCTTTCGAGACCTCCCTGGACAACTTCCAGAAGGCGACGACCCTGTTCGAGACCAACTACCAGCGCTTCGATCTCTTTCCCACCTTCTCGTCGCCGATCAAGATGGCTCCCTGGCTCGACATCAATCCTTCGGTGGGCCTGCGCGGGACCTATTACTCTAAGAAGCTCGGGAGCATCGTCACGGAGGACGCCAACGCCAACGGCATCGCGGATCCCGGGGAGGACAACGGACTGGACGGTATTCCGGGAACGGGGGACGAAGGGGAAGGGAACGGAATCCTCGATCGGCGGCAGGAGGTGCTGGAGGACAACTTCTTCCGCAAGATCGTCCAGGGCTCCCTGGAGGTGATCGGTCCCAAGTTCTCGCGTGTCTTCCTGACCCCGGACAATCACTTCTCTCCCGCGTTCAAGCACACCTTCGAGCCGCGCATCTTCTACCTCTACCAGTCGAAGGTTGACAGCCCGGAGGAGATCATCCGCTTCGACGAGAAAGACGTGCTTTCGGGAAACCTCAATACCGTCACCTACTCCCTGACCACGCGGCTGTTCGCGAAGCGACCCGGCGCGACGCCCGGCTCGCCCATGGCCGCCGGAACTCAGATCTTCGCCCCATCGTCCCATCCGCCGCCGCCCGTCAGCGTGGAAGGGCACGACCTGCCGGCCCCCGCCGCGAACCCGGGAGAGCAGAAGCCCGATCTCAGCACCGTCGAGATCGCCTCCTTCAGCCTGGCCCAGAGCTATTCGTTCCTGGGCGCCCTCAGCTCGCGCACGGTGCCGATTGAAGCCGGCGGAGTCACGGTGCAGGGAAGCTGCCTGGTGGCGGACGGCGGTTTTGTGGAGAGCGCCGGCTGCCAGACAAGCCACTTCTCCGGCGTGGACGCCACGGCCCGCTTCAACCCGACGCTGTTCACCAGCCTGGATGCCAAGGCGAACTACGACATCCTGGACCAGGAGATCCGCTCCGGGAACGTCACGGCCCACTATCGCAATCCGCAATGGGGGTTTCTCGATTTCTCCTGGTACTTCCAGAAGCCGGCCGACACCTTCAATGTGAAAAGCAGCCAGCTGACGCTGCAGGCCCAGACCGCTCTCATGAATCGTCGGCTGCTGTTGGGCTTCCAGGGGCACTACGACCTCGTCGTCGGCGAGCTTCAGGATCAGCGTTACACCTTCGGGTACAACACACAGTGCTGCGGCTTCACTTTCGAGCTCCTGGATCGAAATTACGTCGGCGTGAGCCAGCAGGAGTTCCGCGTCATGGTCAATCTGAAGGGGATCGGGAACGTGCTGGATCTCAACAGCGGCTCCTCGCCCATCCCCGGCATGCCTGTCACCTTTTGA
- the amrB gene encoding AmmeMemoRadiSam system protein B: MIRPPAVAGRFYPGEPETLARVVGSLLASSPPEGVAPAVAAMVPHAGYVYSGGVAGRVYAALRIPSRVVLLGPNHTGRGPALSLWDGGAWRIPGGEISMDEAMGRELHERIPEIRPDQAAHAAEHCLEVQLPFLAACTAGLRITPLVIGTSRREVLAPLAEALADAVKVSGEEVLLILSSDMTHYEPAEAAQRKDALAIAALEAMDDQALERVVAAERISMCGYAPVLAGILAARRLGACAGRLVSYDHSGSVSGDLASVVGYAGMTFS; this comes from the coding sequence TTGATCCGCCCTCCCGCGGTGGCCGGCCGGTTCTATCCGGGCGAGCCAGAAACACTCGCCAGAGTTGTGGGAAGCCTGCTGGCTTCTTCTCCTCCGGAAGGAGTTGCGCCGGCCGTCGCGGCCATGGTCCCGCATGCCGGCTACGTCTATTCGGGAGGCGTCGCCGGCCGCGTCTACGCCGCGTTGCGGATCCCGTCCCGGGTCGTTCTGCTGGGACCCAACCATACCGGCAGGGGTCCGGCTCTCTCTCTTTGGGACGGGGGAGCCTGGAGGATTCCCGGCGGCGAGATTTCCATGGACGAGGCAATGGGGAGAGAGCTCCATGAGCGGATTCCGGAGATTCGTCCCGATCAAGCGGCCCACGCGGCGGAGCATTGCCTCGAGGTCCAGCTTCCCTTCCTGGCGGCGTGCACGGCCGGGCTTCGGATCACGCCTCTCGTGATCGGGACCTCCCGCCGGGAGGTTCTCGCGCCGCTCGCCGAAGCCCTCGCCGATGCCGTCAAGGTGTCCGGGGAGGAGGTGCTCCTGATCCTCAGCAGCGACATGACACATTACGAGCCGGCCGAGGCGGCGCAGCGCAAGGATGCGCTTGCCATTGCGGCGCTGGAGGCGATGGACGATCAGGCGCTGGAGAGAGTGGTCGCCGCCGAGAGGATTTCGATGTGCGGCTACGCTCCCGTCCTGGCGGGTATTCTCGCGGCGCGCCGGCTGGGGGCATGCGCGGGCCGGCTGGTCAGCTACGATCACTCGGGAAGCGTGAGCGGGGACCTGGCTTCCGTCGTCGGCTACGCCGGGATGACTTTTTCGTGA
- a CDS encoding radical SAM protein, translated as MRILLAYRCQYGGRNDFYTRQMPVGLGTINGVLRRAGYDARLANFSRFTWDQVRRTLREFAPRIVGISLFTFNRGAALKLARVAREVDPNVAIVVGGPHATHLAEQVLTRHRAVDFVVVGEGEETLAELARTLQANDDPASIAGLVLRGPDGALRRTAARPAIADLDSLPHPSDHYESMGVDRFAQFEFLITSRGCPARCTFCSTPEFWGTRLRYRSPAHVLEEIRSLQERFGHVTLSFRDDTFTVDKQRTLEICRRILDSGLHLLWDCQSRVNAVDEERLIWMRRAGCQHIQYGVESGSRSILQKLNKGIQLEQVEKACELTRKVGMELSLYLITGVHGETRADVRDTLRLIRKARPHDGIVSPLVVYPGTALYEEAKQLQGVDDEVWETSRQEGLLVRDDPDSVQAYRRVDAALKESALSNRYTLEELDAHRRIVGPAVAPWLTYGEALEAAGRRESAEEIYRNILEFRPDSLWGHLRLGNLKEASGDLSEAERHYRQAVGSVPRLHLAHSLLGSALRKMGRQSDAMREFRCALELYPQDRVAKRGLSLLGQIGSAGSQGWVSYRRKPSSALTAGTWPSFLHHPIPDGQPKPPGPGSDRR; from the coding sequence ATGAGGATCCTGCTCGCCTACCGCTGCCAGTACGGGGGACGCAACGATTTCTACACCCGCCAGATGCCGGTGGGTCTCGGCACCATCAACGGAGTCCTGCGCCGCGCCGGATATGACGCCCGCCTGGCCAACTTCAGCCGCTTCACGTGGGACCAGGTCCGCCGCACCTTGCGCGAGTTCGCGCCACGTATCGTGGGCATCTCCCTGTTCACGTTCAACCGCGGGGCGGCTTTGAAGCTGGCGCGGGTCGCCCGCGAGGTGGATCCGAACGTGGCGATCGTCGTGGGAGGACCGCATGCCACGCACCTCGCAGAGCAGGTTCTCACCCGGCATCGTGCCGTCGATTTCGTGGTGGTGGGCGAGGGAGAGGAAACCCTGGCGGAGCTGGCGCGCACCCTGCAGGCGAACGACGATCCGGCCTCCATCGCTGGACTGGTCCTACGCGGACCCGACGGTGCGCTGCGGCGCACTGCGGCACGCCCGGCCATCGCCGATCTCGACTCTCTGCCCCATCCTTCCGACCACTACGAAAGCATGGGGGTGGACCGCTTCGCCCAGTTCGAGTTCCTGATCACTTCGCGGGGATGCCCGGCGCGCTGCACCTTCTGCTCCACCCCGGAATTCTGGGGAACACGACTGCGCTACCGGAGTCCGGCGCACGTGCTGGAGGAGATTCGCTCCCTCCAGGAACGCTTCGGGCACGTGACGCTGTCGTTTCGCGACGACACTTTCACGGTCGACAAGCAGCGCACGCTGGAAATCTGCCGCCGCATCCTCGACTCAGGCCTGCACCTGCTGTGGGACTGCCAGTCGCGAGTCAACGCGGTCGACGAGGAGCGTCTCATCTGGATGCGCCGCGCAGGGTGCCAGCACATCCAGTACGGCGTGGAATCGGGCTCGCGCTCGATCCTGCAAAAGCTCAACAAGGGAATCCAGCTGGAGCAGGTGGAGAAGGCGTGCGAGCTGACCCGCAAGGTGGGTATGGAGCTGTCGCTGTATCTCATCACCGGCGTGCATGGGGAGACCCGTGCCGATGTGCGCGACACGCTGCGTCTGATCCGGAAAGCGCGCCCCCACGACGGCATCGTCTCGCCGCTCGTGGTCTACCCGGGCACCGCCCTGTACGAGGAGGCCAAGCAGCTGCAGGGAGTCGACGACGAGGTGTGGGAGACGAGCCGGCAGGAAGGGCTGCTGGTGCGCGACGATCCCGACAGCGTGCAGGCCTACCGCCGGGTGGATGCCGCCTTGAAGGAATCGGCCCTCTCCAACCGCTATACCCTGGAGGAGCTGGACGCGCACCGGCGGATCGTTGGACCCGCCGTCGCTCCTTGGCTCACCTACGGAGAAGCGCTCGAGGCGGCGGGGCGCCGCGAGTCTGCGGAGGAGATCTACCGCAATATCCTGGAGTTTCGTCCCGACAGCCTTTGGGGCCACCTCCGCCTCGGCAACCTGAAGGAAGCCAGCGGAGATCTCTCGGAGGCCGAAAGGCATTACCGGCAGGCCGTGGGCTCAGTCCCGCGCCTGCACCTGGCCCATTCACTGCTGGGCTCGGCCCTCCGCAAGATGGGAAGGCAAAGCGATGCGATGCGTGAGTTCCGCTGCGCCCTGGAGCTCTATCCGCAGGACCGGGTGGCGAAACGCGGTCTGTCTCTGCTCGGTCAGATCGGATCGGCGGGATCGCAGGGGTGGGTATCCTACCGGCGCAAACCCAGCTCCGCACTGACCGCCGGCACCTGGCCCTCCTTCCTGCACCACCCGATTCCCGACGGACAGCCCAAGCCTCCGGGGCCCGGATCGGACCGGAGATGA